The Microcoleus sp. AS-A8 genome segment CGCTATCGACTAAAATCAGGGCGTTATCGATTACATAAAATTGCTCTCTATGTCCAATCCGCTCAACGCCCAACCGAGAAAAGCCTAATTGCAGGACGCTGGGTGCTGGGTGATGCCAGTTGCTGCTTCAATGCACATTCTGAACTCATTCGTTGTGCCGTCAATCCAGAAGGCCCATGTGAATCTTGCCGCTTTTACGAACTCTCTCACTCAGAACTTCAAAGCTGACCGTTTTTCAATACCTCTCCTACGGTTAAACGCATCCCATTTGCAAAATCCCAAGCCTTCTGAGGACGTTTGCCCGCTAGTTGTACTTCTCGCAATAACAACATGCCGTCGCCGGTTTGAATAATCGGACCGACTCCCTTGAGTATGCTCACTACTTCTCCAGGACAGCCCGACTTCTCACCCAGAGAAGACCACTGTTCCTCCAGCCCATCTAATTCTAGGGGCAACTGGGAGAAGTAAGCTGAGCCAAGGGGAGCTGTGGCGATCACTTTCAGCGCTTTATCCTGGAATAACGACACACAATTGGGAAAAAAACCTCTCACCTGATTATGTAACTCAATCGCCGATCGCGACCAATCCAAACAATAATCCGCTTTTTGAATCAGTGGCGCGTAGGTTGCTTGGGAATCATCTTGTGCAATGGGCTGAATTTCCTGACGCTCCAGCTTCGGAAGCGTTTTAACTAATAAATCTGCACCTAACTCCGATAAAGTCTGCCCCAACTGATGGGCATTATCCAAGAGCTGAATGGGAGTGTATGCTTTCAGCAGCATTGCTCCGGTATCCATCCCGGCATCCATCAGCATTGTGGTAATGCCAGTTTCGGTTTC includes the following:
- the fmt gene encoding methionyl-tRNA formyltransferase, which produces MKVIFFGTPQFAVPSLERLLDYPDIELLGVVTQPDKRRGRGNQLTPSPVKAVALAHQLPVWQPKRVKKSAETLTQLRDTGADVFVVVAYGQILSQEILDMPKLGCINVHGSILPKYRGAAPIQWCLYHGETETGITTMLMDAGMDTGAMLLKAYTPIQLLDNAHQLGQTLSELGADLLVKTLPKLERQEIQPIAQDDSQATYAPLIQKADYCLDWSRSAIELHNQVRGFFPNCVSLFQDKALKVIATAPLGSAYFSQLPLELDGLEEQWSSLGEKSGCPGEVVSILKGVGPIIQTGDGMLLLREVQLAGKRPQKAWDFANGMRLTVGEVLKNGQL
- a CDS encoding DUF6464 family protein; its protein translation is MEPDSLPAELILTHPRQTLGNIQLDWTPQPGNYLDFEGQTYAVLERRHRYRLKSGRYRLHKIALYVQSAQRPTEKSLIAGRWVLGDASCCFNAHSELIRCAVNPEGPCESCRFYELSHSELQS